The Candidatus Nitrosocosmicus franklandus genome contains a region encoding:
- a CDS encoding DUF4364 family protein — translation MKNRSRLEIIAMILETVGDNGAIQAKIMYKVYLSFLQMKEYLSQLMKNDLIVYDDGAQIYKMTDKGRRFLILYKQMTESITMTKPIL, via the coding sequence ATGAAAAATAGAAGCCGCCTAGAAATAATAGCAATGATACTAGAAACAGTAGGTGATAACGGTGCAATACAGGCTAAAATCATGTATAAAGTATATCTTTCCTTTCTTCAAATGAAAGAATACTTGTCCCAACTTATGAAAAACGATCTGATAGTTTATGATGATGGGGCTCAAATTTATAAGATGACTGACAAAGGAAGACGTTTTTTAATATTGTACAAGCAGATGACAGAGTCAATCACCATGACAAAGCCAATACTCTAA
- a CDS encoding Rieske (2Fe-2S) protein — MIFDTGLKIDDLNSGPFKKITIEKEEIVIGKKNDRIFAFNNICPHKGASLSKGSLNGDNIVCYMHGYEYNIFTGKLEKMKSWKKDSTWVEQNDQWRYSGNLKTYKVHIDRDKILIELGP, encoded by the coding sequence GTGATTTTTGACACCGGTTTGAAGATAGATGATCTGAATTCTGGACCATTTAAGAAAATCACAATAGAAAAGGAAGAAATCGTAATAGGGAAAAAAAATGATCGAATTTTTGCCTTTAACAATATATGTCCACATAAGGGAGCTTCTTTATCAAAAGGTAGCTTGAATGGTGATAATATTGTTTGTTACATGCATGGTTATGAATACAATATCTTTACTGGAAAACTAGAAAAAATGAAATCTTGGAAGAAGGATTCAACTTGGGTAGAACAAAATGATCAGTGGAGATACTCAGGGAATTTGAAGACTTACAAAGTTCATATAGATAGAGATAAAATTCTTATTGAATTAGGTCCATGA